In a single window of the Acidobacteriota bacterium genome:
- a CDS encoding amidohydrolase family protein, protein MRNKRFTTLIFTAFVFALLAGFNASAQIAVKGETIWTMEGSPITNGVILIKNGKIEAVGTAAQVSIPAGYTVINAKVVTPGLIDSRTVIGLNGYLNQPHDQMALDGGGSFQPELRAIDAYNAEEKLVEWVRQFGVTTIHTGHQPSALSPGQTMIAKTWGKNVEDATLVSTAMVAVTLGNAANAGQGRSPGTRAKQVAMLRAELIKAQDNAKKAEAPRDLRAAVMVSVIKREIPLLVNAHRAQDIMSALRIAKEFNVRIVLDGAAESMVVLDEIKKAGVPVIIHPTMARPGGDAESLSMETAKLLRAAGVPVVFQSGYEGYVPKTRVVLFEAAMAAGAGLSREDAMAMLTIDAAKLLGLDSRIGSLKVGKDADIAMYDGDPFEWITRCTGTIINGKVASDIVR, encoded by the coding sequence ATGAGAAACAAGAGATTTACGACGCTGATTTTTACCGCATTTGTTTTCGCCCTGCTCGCGGGTTTCAATGCCTCCGCTCAGATCGCTGTCAAAGGCGAGACCATCTGGACAATGGAGGGATCGCCGATAACGAACGGCGTCATCCTTATCAAGAACGGCAAGATCGAGGCCGTCGGAACCGCCGCACAGGTCAGCATTCCTGCGGGCTATACCGTGATCAATGCAAAGGTTGTCACGCCGGGCCTGATCGATTCGCGTACGGTCATCGGCCTGAACGGCTATCTCAACCAACCCCATGACCAAATGGCACTGGACGGCGGCGGCTCGTTCCAGCCGGAACTCCGTGCTATCGACGCCTACAACGCCGAAGAAAAGCTCGTCGAATGGGTTCGACAGTTCGGTGTAACTACGATCCACACGGGCCACCAGCCTTCAGCCCTTTCGCCCGGTCAAACCATGATCGCCAAAACATGGGGCAAGAACGTCGAGGATGCCACGCTCGTTTCGACAGCGATGGTCGCCGTGACGCTGGGCAATGCCGCGAACGCCGGGCAAGGCCGTTCGCCGGGCACCCGTGCCAAACAGGTCGCTATGCTGCGTGCCGAACTCATAAAGGCACAGGACAACGCGAAAAAGGCTGAGGCTCCGCGGGACCTTCGTGCAGCAGTAATGGTATCCGTCATCAAACGCGAGATCCCGCTGCTCGTCAACGCCCATCGCGCTCAGGACATCATGTCCGCTCTTCGCATCGCGAAGGAATTCAATGTACGCATCGTACTCGACGGTGCCGCCGAATCAATGGTCGTGCTTGATGAGATCAAAAAGGCGGGCGTACCCGTGATAATTCATCCGACAATGGCGCGACCGGGCGGCGACGCCGAGTCGCTCTCAATGGAAACAGCTAAATTGCTGCGGGCGGCGGGTGTTCCGGTCGTATTCCAAAGCGGGTATGAAGGCTATGTCCCGAAAACGCGTGTCGTGCTTTTTGAAGCTGCGATGGCAGCCGGTGCAGGGCTTTCTCGCGAAGACGCGATGGCAATGCTGACGATCGACGCGGCCAAGCTGCTCGGCCTGGATTCGCGTATCGGTTCGTTGAAGGTCGGCAAAGACGCCGACATCGCAATGTACGACGGCGACCCTTTCGAATGGATCACACGCTGCACCGGAACCATCATTAACGGAAAGGTCGCGAGCGATATCGTTCGATAA
- a CDS encoding amidohydrolase family protein produces MKKIFVLLGIAILAAAAVRAQERPVAFVNARVIPIVGAELESGTVVVQNGKIVAIGDSRTVRPPAGATIIDAKGKVIMPGLVDSHSHIGETAGADASSPIQPEVRLLDSLNARSAGIQRAQAGGLTTVNVMPGSGHLNSGQTLYIKLRDGANKIDDLLIFDKDGVYAGGMKFANGTNSIRAGGGNFPGTRAKSASLVREQFVKAQEYRDKIRKAGGDASKMPTRDLAMEALVELLDGKRIIHFHTHRHDDILTVLRLQKEFGFRVVLQHVSEAWKVADEIAKAKVPSSIILIDSPGGKLETMDIDFRNGAALEKAGGLVGFHTDDGITDSRWFLRSAGLAIRAGMSREKALYGMTMANAIMMDLQNRVGSLEVGKDADLILLSGDPLSVYTRVLETWVEGKKVFDRSDPKDRLRALGGIGAMSGPEMHMDCFHDDGGLN; encoded by the coding sequence ATGAAGAAAATATTTGTCCTTCTTGGCATAGCCATTCTTGCGGCCGCCGCCGTACGGGCTCAGGAAAGGCCGGTCGCATTTGTTAACGCGAGGGTCATTCCGATCGTCGGTGCGGAACTTGAATCCGGAACGGTCGTCGTTCAAAACGGCAAGATCGTTGCGATCGGTGATTCGCGAACCGTCCGCCCGCCCGCCGGTGCGACCATCATTGACGCAAAAGGCAAGGTCATAATGCCCGGACTCGTCGATTCACACAGCCACATCGGCGAAACAGCCGGAGCAGACGCATCGTCGCCTATCCAGCCTGAGGTGAGGCTGCTGGATAGCCTCAATGCACGCTCAGCAGGAATTCAGCGTGCACAGGCCGGCGGGCTGACAACTGTCAACGTCATGCCCGGCTCCGGCCACCTGAACAGCGGTCAGACGCTCTACATCAAACTTCGCGACGGTGCGAACAAGATCGACGATCTGCTCATTTTTGATAAGGACGGCGTATATGCCGGCGGGATGAAGTTCGCGAACGGCACGAATTCGATCCGAGCCGGAGGCGGCAATTTCCCTGGAACTCGCGCAAAATCCGCATCGCTCGTGCGTGAGCAGTTCGTCAAAGCTCAGGAATATCGCGACAAGATCCGAAAGGCAGGCGGCGACGCTTCGAAAATGCCAACGCGTGACCTTGCGATGGAAGCATTGGTTGAGTTGCTAGACGGAAAACGCATCATCCATTTCCACACGCACCGCCATGACGACATTTTGACCGTTTTGCGTCTTCAGAAAGAATTCGGCTTCCGGGTCGTACTTCAGCACGTCAGCGAAGCATGGAAAGTAGCCGACGAGATCGCGAAAGCAAAGGTCCCGTCATCGATCATTCTCATCGATTCGCCGGGCGGCAAGCTCGAGACGATGGATATCGATTTCCGAAACGGTGCCGCACTCGAAAAAGCAGGCGGCCTGGTCGGCTTTCATACCGACGACGGCATTACTGATTCACGGTGGTTTTTGCGTTCGGCCGGACTAGCTATCCGTGCCGGCATGTCGCGTGAAAAGGCATTGTACGGCATGACGATGGCGAACGCGATCATGATGGACCTGCAGAATCGCGTGGGCTCGCTCGAGGTCGGAAAAGATGCCGACCTCATCCTGCTTTCGGGTGATCCGCTCAGCGTTTACACGCGAGTTCTTGAAACATGGGTCGAGGGCAAAAAGGTCTTCGACCGCAGCGACCCGAAAGACCGCCTGCGGGCGCTAGGCGGTATCGGTGCCATGTCAGGCCCTGAAATGCACATGGATTGCTTCCACGATGACGGAGGGTTGAACTAA
- a CDS encoding SDR family oxidoreductase: protein MKDKVVVVTGASSGIGRAAALAFANEGASVVGIGRNEKALIDELKISKESDGSIKPLLADLAEPTQLERAVNEVIDSFGKVDVLVNCAGILRGGNIETTTIDEWDKTMNINLRSVFMLSQRFVPHLIESKGSIVNVSSVAGTRAFPNVLAYCVSKAALDQFTRCLALELAPRGVRVNAVNPGVVVTKLHKRGGMSDEDYEAFLENSKNTHPIGRPGEPEEVANLIFYLASDKAGWITGATYAIDGGRAETCAR, encoded by the coding sequence ATGAAAGACAAAGTTGTCGTCGTTACTGGGGCCAGCAGCGGCATCGGCCGAGCAGCAGCACTGGCATTCGCCAATGAGGGAGCATCAGTGGTGGGCATCGGGCGTAACGAAAAGGCTCTGATCGACGAATTGAAGATCAGCAAGGAATCAGACGGCAGCATCAAGCCCCTGCTCGCTGATCTCGCGGAACCGACTCAGTTGGAGCGGGCCGTTAATGAAGTGATCGACAGTTTTGGAAAGGTCGACGTTTTAGTGAACTGTGCAGGCATTTTACGAGGCGGCAATATTGAAACGACTACAATTGACGAGTGGGATAAGACGATGAACATCAATCTGCGGTCTGTCTTTATGCTCTCGCAGCGGTTCGTCCCGCATCTGATCGAGTCCAAGGGCAGTATCGTAAACGTTTCAAGTGTCGCAGGTACGCGTGCATTTCCGAATGTACTCGCTTATTGCGTTTCAAAGGCCGCCCTAGATCAGTTCACGAGGTGTCTTGCCCTTGAGCTTGCTCCCCGCGGCGTCAGAGTGAACGCAGTAAACCCGGGAGTTGTCGTTACCAAATTGCACAAACGCGGCGGTATGTCGGACGAAGACTACGAAGCTTTTCTGGAGAATTCGAAGAACACGCATCCGATCGGCCGGCCCGGTGAGCCCGAAGAGGTCGCGAATCTGATTTTTTATCTCGCCTCTGACAAAGCCGGATGGATCACCGGTGCGACCTATGCTATTGATGGCGGAAGAGCGGAGACCTGTGCACGATAG
- a CDS encoding 3',5'-cyclic-nucleotide phosphodiesterase: MRFQVLPSSIDEDGRASARQHLLTAMIDDRVAIDAGCLAMSCSEFQRDNVRDILLTHTHLDHIAGLPIFLDDMFARLDGPIRVHATREMVEILERDIFNWSVYPRFSELRNERGPVIEYVEFAHGDTFQVAHLTVKSIPVNHKVLATGFMISDGITSVAITGDTAETDEFWQVCRHADNLKAVVVEAAFPNEFDELSAVSNHLTPIKLKAELEKYPERQCPVYVINIKPMYRETVVSQLEELSIAGLEIVELGRVYEV, from the coding sequence ATGAGATTCCAAGTGCTGCCAAGCTCCATCGATGAGGACGGACGGGCATCCGCTCGTCAGCACCTGCTGACCGCAATGATCGACGACCGGGTCGCTATCGACGCCGGCTGTCTCGCAATGTCCTGTTCAGAGTTTCAAAGGGATAATGTCCGGGATATCCTGTTGACACACACGCACCTCGACCACATTGCGGGACTTCCGATCTTTCTCGATGATATGTTTGCTCGGTTGGACGGCCCGATCCGGGTACATGCGACGCGGGAAATGGTCGAGATACTTGAAAGGGACATCTTTAATTGGTCGGTGTACCCGAGATTCTCTGAACTAAGAAACGAGCGGGGACCTGTCATCGAATATGTCGAGTTCGCTCACGGCGATACATTCCAAGTTGCTCATCTTACCGTAAAGAGCATTCCTGTGAACCACAAGGTCCTTGCCACCGGATTTATGATCTCCGACGGGATCACTTCGGTTGCAATAACCGGCGATACCGCAGAAACAGACGAATTTTGGCAGGTGTGCAGACATGCGGACAATTTGAAAGCTGTCGTAGTGGAGGCTGCTTTTCCGAATGAATTTGACGAGCTCTCTGCCGTTTCAAATCATCTCACGCCAATAAAACTTAAAGCGGAGTTGGAAAAATATCCGGAACGTCAATGTCCGGTTTACGTGATAAACATAAAGCCAATGTATCGCGAGACTGTCGTTTCGCAGCTTGAAGAGCTTTCTATCGCCGGCCTTGAGATAGTAGAACTCGGCAGGGTTTATGAGGTCTGA
- a CDS encoding SLBB domain-containing protein: MSLFLVLVSFTCRGLFVLAAFVSTAAIFAHGQTSRLDRIHIGDVIEVDQVGGTEFDWRGRVGADGSLIGFDTYDEPIIALCKTDIELAAEIEAGFRKILREPKFAVRIIDRSQRPTVTIEGAVKTPSRFRLMREVQLRELIALAGGLSDSVAGDIIINRQAAIACSEGAVDPGRSGFEQIRISLRDLLAGKPDADVEIMLGDIIIVDKAAIVYIIGGVRTPGTVYIRGQETLLAAIEKAGGFSKDAVKDQISVFRRGESGSEIIQCGIGKDASCDPEKAVTMPFDIIEIGTKGRPQRQYAPVFAAVEQALNGSNKELPLRIIE; the protein is encoded by the coding sequence GTGTCCTTATTTTTGGTCCTAGTGTCATTCACTTGCCGCGGTCTGTTCGTGCTGGCTGCATTTGTTTCGACAGCAGCGATATTCGCCCACGGTCAAACATCCCGGCTCGACCGGATCCACATTGGAGACGTGATAGAGGTTGACCAGGTCGGGGGCACCGAGTTCGATTGGCGCGGCAGAGTAGGTGCTGACGGTTCGCTGATCGGCTTTGACACGTACGATGAGCCGATAATTGCGCTCTGCAAAACCGACATTGAGCTTGCGGCCGAAATTGAGGCCGGATTTCGCAAGATATTGAGAGAACCCAAATTCGCGGTAAGGATCATCGACAGATCGCAAAGGCCGACAGTGACCATAGAAGGAGCCGTCAAAACACCCTCAAGATTCAGGTTGATGCGTGAGGTTCAGCTGCGGGAACTTATTGCACTCGCCGGCGGGCTTTCGGACTCAGTTGCCGGGGACATAATCATCAACCGCCAGGCAGCCATCGCCTGTTCAGAAGGAGCCGTTGATCCCGGCAGAAGCGGTTTTGAGCAGATCAGAATAAGCCTTAGAGATCTTTTGGCAGGAAAGCCAGATGCCGATGTCGAGATCATGCTTGGCGATATTATTATCGTCGATAAGGCCGCCATCGTGTATATTATTGGAGGGGTTCGAACGCCCGGAACCGTCTATATCAGAGGGCAAGAAACACTACTGGCGGCAATAGAAAAGGCCGGCGGTTTTTCGAAAGATGCGGTTAAAGATCAGATCTCTGTATTTCGCCGCGGAGAGAGCGGAAGCGAGATCATCCAATGCGGGATCGGCAAAGATGCCTCGTGTGATCCGGAAAAAGCTGTAACAATGCCGTTTGACATTATTGAGATAGGAACTAAGGGGCGTCCGCAAAGACAATACGCACCGGTCTTTGCGGCAGTGGAACAAGCACTTAACGGTTCGAACAAGGAGCTTCCATTGCGTATAATCGAATAG
- a CDS encoding matrixin family metalloprotease translates to MRLTVLLSLLMLSTSLVYGSSVGALSGDDAGGVRWKNSTVRIAVSTTIDDSAPNIKNGSRIREALFRSILRWEAVADVRFTTEYVEREITSTKGNAGDGISLITMSSLPEFVQLFGKSGSHEAARTRVYFDKRGNIYEADIFLNPFALFSTDGSYGTFDLESVFTHELGHVLGLRHNHVPSSMMFDAVSENGPLGPLAPPRRDLLSADIAAIRSLYGAISEEGECCAAASGRLLFAGKGMKAGVFAEDPETGRLIAVTESSTDGKFDIAGLSDGTYNFFWLRDGTFGYIDAYVKLTRTSRTIIETKRVRSFEPIYVPTFIGIYGILSESAVSLRKGEQYRVFFGGQVAAVESMTPLVRGPFITIDASTKQVENYGRGLFVTSFILKVDADAPSGAYSVMFASEDGRTGVSLGAIDIR, encoded by the coding sequence ATGCGCTTGACCGTTCTATTGTCGCTGCTGATGCTATCGACGTCTCTTGTTTACGGGAGTTCCGTCGGTGCGCTTTCCGGCGATGATGCCGGCGGCGTCAGGTGGAAAAATTCAACCGTTAGGATCGCGGTCTCTACTACGATCGACGATTCGGCACCCAATATAAAGAACGGCAGCCGCATACGTGAGGCCCTCTTTCGCAGCATTCTGCGTTGGGAAGCGGTCGCCGATGTGAGATTCACAACAGAATATGTCGAACGCGAAATTACGTCGACAAAGGGGAATGCCGGCGACGGCATAAGCCTAATAACGATGTCATCGCTGCCGGAGTTTGTTCAGCTATTCGGAAAGAGCGGCTCTCATGAGGCCGCGCGAACGCGTGTCTATTTCGACAAACGCGGAAATATTTACGAGGCGGACATTTTTTTGAATCCGTTCGCACTCTTTTCAACCGATGGTTCTTACGGCACGTTCGATTTGGAAAGCGTTTTCACGCATGAGTTAGGACATGTTCTCGGCCTTCGCCATAATCATGTCCCATCGTCAATGATGTTCGACGCTGTGTCTGAGAATGGGCCACTTGGGCCGCTCGCTCCGCCGCGACGCGATCTTCTTTCTGCAGACATTGCGGCTATCAGGTCGTTGTACGGAGCCATTTCTGAGGAAGGCGAGTGCTGTGCTGCCGCCTCTGGGCGACTGCTGTTTGCCGGCAAAGGGATGAAAGCAGGCGTATTTGCCGAAGATCCTGAAACTGGAAGGCTTATCGCGGTAACGGAATCTTCTACTGACGGAAAATTTGATATTGCTGGGCTCTCTGACGGAACTTACAACTTCTTTTGGCTGCGCGACGGAACATTTGGCTACATTGACGCCTACGTCAAACTGACAAGAACGAGCCGTACAATTATTGAAACTAAACGCGTCCGCAGCTTCGAACCGATCTATGTCCCGACCTTTATCGGCATCTACGGCATACTTTCCGAGTCGGCAGTTTCACTACGAAAGGGTGAACAGTATCGAGTCTTTTTCGGCGGTCAGGTTGCTGCAGTTGAGTCGATGACGCCGTTGGTGCGAGGGCCGTTCATCACAATAGATGCCTCAACAAAGCAGGTTGAAAATTATGGACGCGGATTATTTGTCACAAGTTTCATTTTGAAGGTTGATGCCGACGCTCCGTCGGGAGCCTATAGTGTGATGTTTGCATCTGAGGACGGAAGAACCGGCGTTTCATTAGGCGCGATCGACATCCGTTAG
- a CDS encoding amino acid transporter produces MCLTGVDYFSTLGYQPGIAFLAAGVLSPFATLILVLLTLFGALPMYKRVAEESPHGDGSISMLENLLSRWKGKMFVLVLLGFVATSFIITITLSAADATAHIIENPYVEHYAKFLDHRVIVTLVLIAALGAVFLRGFNEAIGLAVFIVAIFLTLNTITIVVGLREIFFVQPDVYLNWQQMVWGSPTVEGSVMWLVLASVMVFPRLALGLSGFETGVVVMPLVKSDKPLPAEKKAKIIQTTFAEVEPDEEERAYLEGRIRNGKKLLSGAALIMSVMLVGSSIITSMLISPEKFQVGGEAYGRAVSYLAHKMLGGGFGTAYDVSTILILWFAGASAMAGLLNIVPRYLPRYGMAPDWARATRPLVLVFTAICAVVTILFDAEVNAQGGAYATGVLALMTSACVAVMLSQRRKKKAAWILYLLITVVFTYTLIVNIIQQPSGLKIASFFIFAIIATSFISRALRSTEIRIDEIVLDEQATKFIADAAEEGEIRIVTNRRETGDATEYRYKEHEKRVDNHIPSSDPILFYEVETGDASEFRGRLMIRGVDVDGYRILRTQAPAVPNAIAGFLLYLRDETNKIPHVYFGWSEGNPLMYLARYILFGEGDTAPVTREILRQAEHDPELRPNVHVGG; encoded by the coding sequence ATGTGCCTGACCGGCGTTGATTATTTTTCGACGCTTGGTTATCAGCCGGGAATTGCGTTCCTGGCTGCAGGTGTTCTTTCGCCGTTCGCGACATTGATACTCGTTCTGCTCACGCTCTTCGGTGCGTTGCCCATGTACAAACGCGTCGCTGAAGAGAGCCCGCACGGCGACGGATCGATCTCGATGCTCGAGAATCTGCTTTCGCGATGGAAGGGCAAGATGTTCGTCCTCGTGCTTCTGGGTTTCGTTGCGACGAGTTTCATAATTACCATCACGCTGTCCGCTGCCGATGCCACAGCCCACATCATCGAAAACCCTTACGTTGAGCATTATGCCAAGTTCCTTGATCACCGCGTCATCGTTACGCTGGTGCTGATCGCCGCTCTCGGTGCGGTTTTTCTTCGGGGTTTTAACGAAGCGATCGGCCTTGCGGTTTTCATCGTCGCGATATTTTTGACATTGAACACGATAACGATAGTCGTCGGGCTTCGCGAGATATTTTTTGTTCAGCCGGACGTTTATCTGAATTGGCAGCAGATGGTCTGGGGCAGCCCGACCGTGGAAGGCAGCGTGATGTGGCTCGTCCTTGCGTCGGTAATGGTCTTTCCGCGCCTTGCTCTGGGGCTTTCGGGCTTTGAGACGGGCGTTGTTGTGATGCCGCTGGTAAAGAGCGACAAGCCGCTGCCCGCCGAGAAAAAGGCGAAGATCATACAAACGACGTTCGCTGAGGTGGAGCCTGACGAAGAAGAGCGTGCATATCTGGAAGGCCGTATCCGAAACGGCAAAAAACTCCTCAGCGGTGCGGCGTTGATCATGAGCGTTATGCTTGTCGGCAGCAGCATCATCACTTCGATGCTGATCTCGCCGGAGAAGTTTCAGGTCGGCGGTGAGGCTTACGGCAGGGCTGTTTCGTACCTCGCTCACAAGATGCTCGGCGGCGGCTTCGGGACGGCGTATGACGTTTCGACGATCTTGATACTTTGGTTCGCAGGTGCGTCGGCGATGGCGGGTCTTCTGAATATCGTTCCGCGATATCTGCCGCGTTATGGAATGGCCCCTGATTGGGCTCGTGCGACGCGGCCGCTTGTACTCGTTTTTACGGCGATCTGTGCGGTCGTAACGATACTTTTTGATGCAGAAGTGAACGCTCAGGGCGGAGCGTATGCGACGGGTGTGCTCGCATTGATGACGTCGGCGTGTGTCGCGGTGATGTTGTCGCAGCGGCGAAAGAAAAAGGCGGCGTGGATCTTGTATTTGTTGATCACGGTGGTTTTCACCTACACGCTGATCGTGAACATCATTCAGCAGCCGAGCGGCCTGAAGATCGCGTCGTTCTTCATCTTCGCTATCATCGCGACGTCATTCATATCGCGGGCGTTGCGTTCGACGGAGATCCGCATCGACGAGATCGTGTTGGATGAGCAGGCAACGAAGTTCATCGCCGACGCCGCGGAAGAGGGCGAGATACGCATCGTTACAAATCGCCGAGAGACCGGCGACGCGACAGAATACCGCTACAAAGAGCATGAGAAACGCGTCGATAACCACATCCCGTCGTCAGACCCCATCCTGTTTTACGAGGTCGAGACCGGCGACGCGTCCGAGTTTCGCGGGCGGCTAATGATTCGTGGCGTTGATGTTGACGGTTACAGGATATTGCGCACTCAGGCTCCTGCTGTTCCGAATGCCATCGCGGGGTTCCTGTTGTATCTTCGTGATGAGACAAACAAGATACCGCACGTTTATTTCGGCTGGAGCGAAGGCAATCCGCTGATGTATTTGGCTCGATACATCCTTTTTGGCGAGGGCGACACCGCACCCGTAACGCGCGAGATATTACGGCAGGCGGAGCATGATCCCGAACTCCGTCCGAACGTTCACGTCGGCGGTTAA
- a CDS encoding zinc-ribbon domain containing protein, whose protein sequence is MIECIECGVEFVWTAGEQAFYADKNLGNPPKRCRDCKKAKTNRMEAIISAKAAGKKFIVAMPVRCEDCGKQTTVPFYPSQGRPVYCRPCYDAKNALAAGASNNS, encoded by the coding sequence ATGATCGAATGCATCGAATGCGGCGTGGAATTCGTCTGGACCGCAGGCGAACAAGCGTTTTACGCAGATAAGAACCTCGGGAACCCGCCGAAACGCTGCCGTGACTGCAAAAAAGCAAAGACCAACCGAATGGAAGCGATAATCTCCGCAAAGGCCGCGGGGAAGAAATTCATTGTCGCGATGCCCGTTCGTTGTGAAGATTGCGGAAAGCAGACGACGGTTCCCTTCTATCCGTCGCAAGGACGCCCCGTTTACTGCCGCCCGTGCTACGACGCTAAGAACGCCCTCGCCGCCGGAGCCTCAAACAATAGCTGA
- the purD gene encoding phosphoribosylamine--glycine ligase, which yields MNVLIVGSGGREHAICRAFRKSGRVEKVYCANGNAGIAEIAECVAIKPDDIAGLAAFAEENNVDLTFVGGETALAAGIVDEFEARRLRIFGPTKSAAELEASKSFAKQHMSRHGVPTAAYAVANSPAEAVAVLESGKFGDEATPVVVKADGLAAGKGVVVAADLAEAIAAVNEMAALVGADAAETIVLEECLVGKEVSLLMFASGEQYALMPAVRDHKRIGEGNTGPNTGGLGTFTDDSLLTADELAEIEAAIVVPSLKGSVADGYPFRGILFIGLMMTADGPRVLEYNVRFGDPETQSVLVRLETDIADICDAVLDGTIGDLAIEWRQGSSACVVLAAANYPAKPIVGDTIFGINAAESLDNVTVFQAGTARNTDGELITAGGRVLGVTAVGNSLDDALRDAYAAVDRISFAGMQFRRDIGR from the coding sequence ATGAATGTCCTAATTGTCGGATCAGGCGGCCGCGAACACGCGATCTGCCGAGCGTTTCGTAAAAGCGGCCGTGTCGAAAAAGTTTATTGCGCCAACGGCAACGCCGGCATCGCCGAGATCGCGGAATGCGTGGCGATAAAGCCCGACGACATCGCGGGGCTTGCGGCTTTTGCTGAAGAGAACAACGTCGATCTGACGTTCGTCGGCGGCGAGACGGCGTTGGCGGCCGGCATTGTCGATGAATTCGAGGCTCGAAGGCTGCGTATTTTCGGCCCGACGAAATCTGCCGCCGAGCTTGAGGCGAGCAAATCCTTTGCAAAACAGCATATGTCGCGTCACGGCGTGCCGACAGCAGCATATGCCGTCGCAAATTCGCCAGCCGAGGCCGTCGCGGTGCTTGAAAGCGGCAAATTCGGCGATGAAGCGACGCCTGTCGTCGTGAAAGCGGACGGTTTGGCGGCGGGAAAAGGCGTTGTCGTCGCGGCGGATCTTGCAGAGGCCATCGCGGCCGTCAACGAAATGGCTGCTCTTGTCGGGGCCGACGCTGCGGAGACGATAGTTTTGGAAGAATGCCTCGTCGGCAAGGAGGTTTCGCTGCTGATGTTCGCGTCGGGCGAGCAGTACGCTCTGATGCCGGCCGTTCGCGACCATAAACGCATCGGTGAAGGCAACACGGGGCCAAATACCGGCGGACTGGGCACGTTCACAGACGACTCGCTGTTGACTGCCGACGAGCTTGCAGAAATTGAGGCGGCGATCGTTGTTCCATCGTTAAAAGGCTCCGTCGCGGACGGCTATCCTTTTCGCGGAATTCTGTTCATCGGGCTGATGATGACGGCCGACGGGCCGCGTGTGCTGGAATACAACGTTCGATTCGGCGACCCCGAGACGCAGTCGGTGCTGGTCCGGCTGGAAACTGACATAGCAGATATCTGCGACGCGGTTCTCGACGGCACGATCGGTGATCTCGCAATAGAATGGCGTCAGGGAAGTTCGGCGTGCGTCGTCCTGGCGGCCGCAAATTATCCCGCAAAACCTATCGTCGGCGACACGATCTTCGGAATTAACGCCGCCGAGTCTCTCGACAACGTAACAGTCTTTCAAGCCGGCACCGCACGCAACACGGACGGCGAGTTGATCACCGCGGGCGGCCGCGTGCTGGGCGTTACGGCGGTCGGGAACAGTCTTGACGACGCTCTACGCGACGCCTACGCCGCCGTCGATCGCATTTCCTTCGCCGGAATGCAGTTCCGCCGCGACATCGGGCGATAA